One part of the Malus sylvestris chromosome 2, drMalSylv7.2, whole genome shotgun sequence genome encodes these proteins:
- the LOC126614100 gene encoding transcription termination factor MTERF2, chloroplastic-like — MSPLCNFNSLRLGFSTSSSTFASKYLKPSHFPPHIQILCGHLTSKIPETHHSFTVNYLINSCGLSPEGAISASKWVELRSPKIADSFLSFLRNHGFSATQISKVVRSCPQLLYSNPEKTLLPKLEFFRSTGVSREALVKTLAYDPHILAMSLEKRITPTYNFLRSIISEKNFVAFLKGGSRIFLEGHSKNVAPNIEILRELGMPQSRISLLLTHFPTCLLRKPEDFGRVVDEVKQMGFNLETSMSVMAIKALCSRNSKSIWNRNSEAYKRWGWSDDEVLAAFRQFPQCMTKSEKKITQVMELLVNKMGWPLRMITKYPVVMSLSLEKRIIPRCKVVKVLRLKGLVNIENLSLSTVFLPTEKKFLDRFVTSYLHQVPQIVSVYHGNVLIQDV, encoded by the coding sequence ATGAGTCCGCTCTGCAATTTCAACAGCCTTCGATTAGGGTTTTCAACATCTTCTTCTACATTTGCTTCCAAATATCTAAAACCCTCACATTTCCCTCCTCATATTCAGATACTCTGCGGACACTTGACCTCGAAAATCCCAGAAACCCACCACAGTTTCACAGTAAATTACCTCATAAACTCATGTGGGCTGTCCCCAGAAGGTGCGATTTCAGCATCTAAGTGGGTCGAGTTGCGATCCCCCAAAATTGCAGACTCCTTTCTGTCCTTCCTCAGAAACCATGGATTCTCTGCCACCCAGATCTCGAAGGTGGTCAGGTCCTGCCCACAACTTCTTTACTCCAATCCGGAGAAAACCCTTTTGCCAAAGCTTGAATTTTTCAGGTCGACTGGAGTTTCAAGGGAGGCCCTTGTAAAAACTCTGGCATATGATCCGCATATTTTGGCTATGAGCTTGGAGAAGCGGATTACACCCACTTATAATTTCCTTAGGAGTATCATTTCTGAGAAGAACTTCGTTGCTTTTTTGAAGGGCGGTTCGCGTATTTTCTTGGAAGGGCATTCGAAGAATGTGGCACCaaatattgaaattttgagAGAATTAGGTATGCCCCAATCACGTATTTCTCTGTTGCTAACTCATTTTCCTACCTGTTTATTACGAAAGCCTGAGGATTTTGGCAGAGTTGTGGATGAGGTTAAGCAAATGGGCTTTAATCTGGAAACATCAATGTCTGTGATGGCAATAAAAGCATTGTGTAGTAGGAATAGTAAGTCCATATGGAATCGTAATTCTGAAGCTTATAAGAGGTGGGGTTGGTCTGACGATGAGGTTCTCGCGGCTTTCAGGCAGTTCCCGCAGTGTATGACTAAGTCGGAGAAGAAAATAACGCAAGTAATGGAATTGTTAGTGAACAAGATGGGATGGCCGCTAAGAATGATTACCAAGTACCCGGTGGTCATGAGTTTGAGTTTGGAGAAGAGAATTATCCCGAGATGTAAGGTTGTAAAAGTTTTGCGGTTGAAGGGATTGGTAAATATTGAAAACCTGAGTTTGAGTACCGTATTCCTACCGACGGAGAAGAAGTTCTTGGACAGATTTGTGACCAGTTATCTCCACCAAGTACCTCAAATTGTGAGTGTGTATCATGGAAATGTTCTTATCCAGGATGTGTGA
- the LOC126611757 gene encoding uncharacterized protein LOC126611757: protein MTLLTLNLSHLALAVNLSSHRFESRQQKVSLLSLFLDLQLQSLSVSLGLESQATRDGATLLTLNLSHLALAVNPSSRRDLLLAVSSLDCKRRKLSTPNSTKSTQKSR, encoded by the exons ATGACCCTTCTCACTCTTAATCTTTCACACCTCGCCCTCGCTGTCAATCTCTCATCTCACCGTTTCGAGTCTCGACAACAAAAGGTtagccttctctctctctttctcgatCTTCAACTTCAATCACTCTCTGTTTCTCTTGGTCTTGAATCCCAGGCAACCCGCGACGGTGCGACccttctcactctcaatctCTCACACCTCGCCCTCGCCGTCAATCCTTCATCTCGTCGTGATCTTCTTCTTGCCGTTTCGAGTCTCGACTGCAAAAG ACGAAAGCTCTCTACTCCAAACTCTACGAAAAGTACACAAAAATCAAG ATGA